GCACAGGAATATATCAGGAGTGCAGCAATAAGCACATTAAAAACCCCGAACGCATATTTACTGTTTAATATTTTTGGTATCATGACCCCGGGTTTTTTATTTTATGCAAGATACCACAAAATTCATATTTATTAAAATTTGCAACAGCACGGGTAAACTCCCGCCTCGCAGATTATATTTAAAATCTGTTTTATATGATTAGTGATAATTTTGATATTTAGCGGGATAGTAATAACTTGTGGTCCATAAAGGCATATTGCCGGTAAACCCGAAAATTGTACTGTCATGGAAAACAAATCACAAAAAAAGGCCGGCAGGAGGGAGTTCCTGAGGCTTTCAGCGCTTGGCGCCGCAGGGTTATTCACCGCGCCTGCAATCGGAGCATTGTCCGCTACACCTGAAAGTACTTTCCGTAAAGAATTTCCCGGAATACTCACGGGTAATCATAAGAGAGTTGGTATTGCGCTGGTCGGGCTGGGTTATTACAGTACAGATATCCTGGCGCCGGCTCTTCAGGAGACTGAAATTGCCTACCTGGCGGGGATAGTTACAGGAACCAGGGATAATGAACAGGTCTGGAAGGAAAAGTACAATATTCCACGGGAGAATATTTATAACTACGAAAATTTTGACGAGATAGCCCATAACAGGGACATTGACATAGTATACGTGGTGTTGCCCAATTCAATGCACAAGGAGTTTACCATCAGGGCGGCAAATGCCGGCAAGCATGTGATCTGCGAAAAACCCATGGCTATGAATGCCGAGGAGTGCAGGGAGATGATAGATGCGTGCCGCAGCAATAATGTGGGACTGTCGATCGGATACCGTATGCAGTATGAGCCCTATACACAGGAGATCATGCGGCTGGGCCAGGATAAGGTGTTCGGTAATGTGCGGCATATTACCTGCGGCGCTGCCTGGCGGAACACCAATTTTGACCACTGGAAATGGGAGAGGGAGATGGGTGGCGGCGCCATGATGGATATGGGCGTTTACCCCCTTCAGGCAGCAA
This window of the Marinilabiliales bacterium genome carries:
- a CDS encoding gfo/Idh/MocA family oxidoreductase, translated to MENKSQKKAGRREFLRLSALGAAGLFTAPAIGALSATPESTFRKEFPGILTGNHKRVGIALVGLGYYSTDILAPALQETEIAYLAGIVTGTRDNEQVWKEKYNIPRENIYNYENFDEIAHNRDIDIVYVVLPNSMHKEFTIRAANAGKHVICEKPMAMNAEECREMIDACRSNNVGLSIGYRMQYEPYTQEIMRLGQDKVFGNVRHITCGAAWRNTNFDHWKWEREMGGGAMMDMGVYPLQAARYVTGEEPLLVSAQTFVTRPGKFEGVDEVTSFQLEFPGGTIATLDTGFHANYNHLYAFAEKGWFELRPFSAYSGISGRTSAGELNFPEINQQAAQMDEDAANMMAGRPVRVPGEEGMKDMIVVDAIFESISTRRNVILG